The following coding sequences lie in one Spirochaetales bacterium genomic window:
- the rpmE gene encoding 50S ribosomal protein L31: MKKGIHPKYEPTTITCACGNVIETRSTMKDIKIEICSKCHPFFTGKQKLIDTTGRVERFKKRYNIKD, from the coding sequence ATGAAAAAAGGTATACATCCAAAATACGAGCCCACCACTATTACGTGTGCGTGCGGCAATGTCATTGAAACCCGATCCACAATGAAGGATATCAAGATAGAAATTTGCTCAAAATGCCATCCCTTTTTCACCGGGAAGCAGAAACTTATTGATACAACCGGACGGGTCGAGCGCTTCAAAAAACGTTATAATATCAAGGATTAG